The Lycium ferocissimum isolate CSIRO_LF1 chromosome 1, AGI_CSIRO_Lferr_CH_V1, whole genome shotgun sequence genome includes a region encoding these proteins:
- the LOC132060405 gene encoding beta-carotene isomerase D27, chloroplastic yields the protein MVLLSIQTLPYSCPTLNYHHTFNYHSQRQSQSQSRCLKGNVIRCGIAEPSGEPAPLGQKTKYNDGLFEKGFMTLFARKMEKFGASKKGPDDEMEKKKGWFDYDYDSFVDVSRKVMQGRSRIQQQQVVREVLMSMLPPGAPAQFRKLFPPTKWAAEFNATITVPFFFWLVGPSEVVEVEVGGVKQKSGVHIKKCRYLENSGCVGMCVNMCKIPTQDFFTNEFGLPLTMNPNFEDMSCEMIYGQLPPPFEEDPVSTQPCYANICTIANPSSTVCPKLSAN from the exons ATGGTGCTACTCAGTATCCAAACTCTTCCTTATTCATGCCCAACTCTCAATTATCACCACACCTTTAATTATCACTCTCAACGTCAAAGCCAAAGCCAAAGCCGATGTCTGAAAGGTAACGTTATCCGATGTGGGATAGCGGAGCCATCAGGGGAACCGGCACCGTTAGGACAGAAGACAAAGTACAATGATGGACTGTTTGAGAAGGGATTCATGACACTTTTCGCACGCAAGATGGAGAAGTTTGGTGCGAGTAAAAAAGGGCCTGATGATgaaatggagaagaagaagggttgGTTTGATTATGACTACGATAGTTTTGTGGACGTGTCGAGGAAAGTAATGCAAGGGAGGTCAAGAATTCAGCAGCAGCAAGTGGTTCGTGAGGTCCTCATGTCTATGCTTCCTCCTGGTGCTCCTGCTCAG TTTAGGAAATTGTTTCCACCAACGAAGTGGGCAGCAGAATTCAATGCCACTATTACTGTGCCTTTCTTCTTCTGGTTAGTTGGTCCTTCTGAG GTTGTGGAAGTGGAGGTTGGTGGGGTGAAGCAGAAAAGTGGAGTTCACATAAAAAAATGCAG GTATTTGGAGAACAGTGGTTGTGTAGGAATGTGTGTGAACATGTGCAAAATACCAACACAAGACTTCTTCACAAACGAATTTGGACTTCCATTAACAATGAATCCAA ATTTTGAAGATATGAGTTGTGAAATGATTTACGGACAATTACCACCTCCATTTGAAGAAGATCCTGTGTCCACACAACCTTGTTATGCGAACATAT GCACCATTGCAAATCCCAGCTCAACTGTCTGTCCTAAACTCAGCGCTAATTAG
- the LOC132060394 gene encoding protein CANDIDATE G-PROTEIN COUPLED RECEPTOR 7-like produces MSLPNFSLLLFLLFVTSLFYSCSLGEIRSSEVRSDDRPIIPFDEFGFTHRGRLELNVSKISLGVPSNPANLDLSKVGFFLCTRDTWMHVLEQIEDAEITCALQSDVVKLVYTFDKLRENSSFDTLFVETDADQYSLVFANCCPQLKVTMTVRSAMYNLDAKSGNRDYLSAGKAILPRIYFIFSLVYFCLAIFWIFVLFKKRLTIHAIHFFMLAVIILKALNLLCEAEDKSYIKRTGSAHGWDVLFYIFSFLKGIMLFTLIVLIGTGWSFLKPYLQDKEKKVLMIVIPLQVVANIAQIVIDENGPYGDEWVTWKQVFLLVDVICCCAVLFPIVWSIKNLREAAKSDGKAAVNLMKLTLFRQYYVVVICYIYFTRVVVYALETITSYRYLWTSVVAGEVATLAFYLFTGYKFRPEVHNPYFMIDDEEEEAASEALKFGDEFEL; encoded by the coding sequence ATGTCGCTTCCCAATTTCTCCCTtctcttatttcttttatttgtcACGTCACTTTTTTATTCATGTTCTCTTGGTGAAATCAGAtcgtccgaggttcgttctgaTGATCGTCCGATTATACCATTCGACGAATTCGGCTTCACACATCGTGGCAGGTTAGAACTCAATGTTTCAAAAATCTCCCTTGGTGTCCCTAGCAACCCTGCAAACCTTGATCTCTCCAAAGTTGGTTTTTTTCTCTGTACTCGCGACACGTGGATGCATGTTCTTGAACAAATTGAGGATGCCGAAATCACGTGTGCACTCCAATCTGATGTTGTCAAGCTAGTCTACACGTTCGATAAACTTCGTGAAAATTCCTCTTTCGACACACTTTTTGTCGAAACGGATGCTGACCAGTACTCTCTTGTGTTTGCTAATTGTTGTCCACAGTTAAAAGTTACCATGACCGTTCGATCCGCCATGTATAATCTTGATGCCAAATCAGGAAATAGAGACTATCTCTCTGCTGGCAAGGCTATTTTGCCTAGGATTTATTTCATCTTTTCGCTTGTTTATTTCTGCTTAGCCATTTTTTGGATATTTGTGTTGTTTAAGAAGCGATTAACAATTCACGCGATACATTTCTTCATGCTCGCGGTTATCATATTGAAAGCCCTGAATTTGCTGTGCGAGGCAGAGGATAAATCTTATATCAAGCGAACGGGTAGTGCTCATGGATGGGATGTTCTGTTCTATATTTTCAGTTTTTTGAAAGGGATTATGTTGTTCACGTTGATCGTGTTGATAGGGACCGGTTGGTCATTTCTCAAACCTTATTTGCAGGATAAGGAAAAGAAAGTTTTAATGATTGTGATACCACTTCAAGTTGTAGCAAATATAGCGCAaattgtgattgatgagaatGGACCTTACGGAGATGAATGGGTGACGTGGAAACAGGTGTTTTTGCTCGTTGACGTGATTTGTTGTTGCGCGGTTCTTTTCCCTATTGTTTGGTCGATTAAGAATTTGCGCGAGGCTGCTAAATCTGATGGGAAAGCTGCTGtgaatttgatgaaattgacGCTTTTTAGGCAGTACTATGTCGTGGTGATATGCTATATTTATTTTACGAGGGTTGTGGTTTATGCATTGGAGACGATTACATCGTATAGGTATCTTTGGACTAGTGTAGTGGCAGGGGAAGTAGCAACTCTGgctttttatttgtttactGGATATAAATTTAGGCCTGAGGTACACAATCCGTactttatgattgatgatgaagagGAAGAGGCTGCCTCTGAGGCGTTAAAGTTTGGTGATGAGTTTGAATTGTAA